The following coding sequences are from one Spirochaetota bacterium window:
- a CDS encoding glucose-6-phosphate isomerase — protein sequence MFKLNFNFHKKFLNNESLTNSLEKAKESLAKLLEKNGPGNDFLGWLDYDRYIDQFQIEDIKITAEKLIKISDYIIVSGIGGSYLGAKAVIEMLNGNGKIIFTGFDLSPYDLERTLNKLDNKDISLIVISKSGTTTETSISFRIIKDIIIKKYGESSIKDRIVCITDKNKGALVKFVDKYGCKKYIIPDDIGGRFSVFTPVGLLPIACAGHDIEIIRKTLKNVIPSLKKIDKENPSILYATYRNFQYKYNNKKVEYLIAYDDCFRYFIEWWKQLFGESEGKDGVGIMPSSAIFTTDLHSIGQYLQQGERLLQETIIKVSNYQKDFLIPYDKDDFDNFNTISNKSLSWIQNIAFYSTTIAHYDGNVPITIIEIDKISLELITELMIFFMFSCGISGYMLNINPFDQPGVEDYKRNMKALMGNKDLINLKEMLENTINEFF from the coding sequence AATAATGAAAGTTTAACAAACTCTCTTGAAAAAGCAAAAGAGTCTCTTGCTAAGCTATTAGAAAAAAATGGGCCTGGAAATGATTTTCTTGGATGGCTTGATTATGATAGATATATTGACCAGTTTCAAATAGAAGATATCAAAATTACTGCTGAAAAGCTTATTAAAATTTCTGATTATATAATTGTTTCTGGTATTGGTGGATCTTATCTTGGGGCAAAAGCAGTAATTGAGATGTTAAATGGAAATGGAAAGATTATTTTCACAGGTTTTGATCTATCACCTTATGATCTTGAAAGAACTTTAAATAAATTAGATAACAAAGATATTAGTCTAATTGTAATATCAAAGTCTGGTACTACCACTGAAACTTCAATATCCTTTAGAATTATTAAAGATATTATCATTAAAAAGTATGGAGAATCTTCAATTAAAGATAGAATCGTTTGTATAACTGATAAAAACAAAGGAGCTTTGGTTAAGTTTGTTGATAAATATGGATGCAAAAAATATATTATTCCCGATGATATTGGGGGAAGATTTTCAGTTTTTACTCCTGTTGGTTTACTTCCGATAGCATGTGCAGGCCATGATATAGAAATTATAAGAAAAACACTAAAAAATGTAATCCCTTCTTTAAAAAAAATTGACAAAGAAAACCCATCTATTCTTTATGCAACTTATAGAAATTTTCAATATAAATATAATAACAAAAAGGTGGAATATCTTATTGCTTATGATGATTGTTTTAGATATTTTATTGAATGGTGGAAGCAATTATTTGGTGAGTCAGAAGGTAAAGATGGAGTTGGAATAATGCCTTCTTCAGCTATTTTTACAACAGATCTTCACTCTATTGGTCAATATTTACAACAAGGAGAAAGACTTTTACAAGAAACTATTATTAAAGTTTCAAATTATCAAAAAGACTTTTTAATTCCTTATGACAAAGATGATTTTGATAACTTTAATACAATTTCTAATAAATCATTAAGTTGGATTCAGAATATAGCTTTTTACTCAACTACAATTGCTCACTATGATGGAAACGTACCGATAACCATAATTGAAATTGATAAAATATCTTTAGAACTCATTACAGAACTTATGATTTTTTTCATGTTCTCTTGTGGTATTTCAGGTTATATGCTTAATATTAATCCATTTGACCAACCTGGAGTTGAAGATTACAAAAGAAACATGAAAGCCTTAATGGGTAATAAAGATTTAATTAATCTTAAAGAAATGCTTGAAAATACAATTAATGAATTTTTTTAA